A window of Gossypium hirsutum isolate 1008001.06 chromosome D13, Gossypium_hirsutum_v2.1, whole genome shotgun sequence genomic DNA:
TTCAACACTGGATATTGCTGGACAGAACTTATCACGGTCTGCTGATCTTACATCTCCAAAAGAACTTCCTAGGACCACAGTTGATAGATCTATCTTTGGTGTTGATTTGAAGCTTAAGCTGCAACTTTACAAGGTCCGATTTCTGCTTCTAACTCGAAATATAAAGCTAGCAAAGCGTGAAGTCAAGCATGCTACGAATATTGCTCGAGGGAGAGAGTCATCTACGGCCCTCCTCTTGAAAGCCCAGCTTGAGTATGCTCGTGGAAACCACAGAAAAGCCATCAAGTTGTTGATGGCATCAACTAACCGGACAGATACAGCAATTTCGAGCATGTTTAACAATAATCTTGGCTGCATTTACTATAAACTCGGGAAGTATTATACGTCTGCAGTGTTCTTTTCCAAGGCGCTTAGTAATTGTTCATCTCTTCAGAAGGAGAAACCTCTAAAGCTATTTACATTCTCGCAGGATAAATCTCTCCACATAACATATAATTGCGGATTGCAATATTTGGCCTGTGGGAAACCAATAATTGCCGCACGCTGTTTCCAGAAGGCAAGTTTGATTTTCTACAAAAGACCTCTCTTGTGGCTTCGGCTTGCTGAATGCTGTCTAATGGCTGTAGAAAAAGGACTTGTAGAAGGAAGTCGGCCTCCATCAAACAGATCAGAAATTAGGGTTGATGTTATCGGAAAGGGTAGGTGGAGGAAACTTCTAATTGAGGACAGAATATCCCGAAGCGGACTTGTAGATTCTGTTGGAGAGGATGATTGGGCTTTAGGTGGTGATGAGGAGCCTAAGCTTTCCTTACCCCTTGCTCGGCAGTGTCTCTATAATGCATTGCACTTGTTGAATTGTTCTGATTCGAGCCATTTAAAGTGTCTTCTACCTTCAAATTCATCCTTGGAGGAAAATGAATCTAGTGATGGGGCGTCTTCCAAGAACCCAAACCATAAGAGCTTAGTTGGCATAGATTCCAAACCTTCAACTCTGTCAGTAGGTCTGGTGAACTCGAATGGGGATTTCAAAGAGCCAAAGGCAGGAACTAATCAGGAGATGATTCATAATTCCGTTGCCTATTTTGCAGATATTTGCAGAAAAGAAAATCAGATGATGAAGCAAGCTCTTCTAGCTAACCTGGCATACGTAGAGTTAGAACTGGAGAATCCATTGAAGGCTCTTTCAGCGGCACGATCTCTCTTAGAACTACCTGGTTGTTCAAGAATCTACATCTTTCTAGGTCATGTCTATGCAGCAGAGGCCCTCTGCTTGCTTAACAAGCCTAAGGAAGCCGTGGAGCATTTGTCCATTTATTTGTCCGGCCCCAATAAGGTTGAATCTCCATTCAGTCAAGAAGACTGTGAGCAGTGGCTAACAGAAAAACCCATCGATTGTGAAGAACCAAacggaggaggaggaggagcagCAACAGCTGCCAAGAACCCTTCCCCCGAGGGCATGCAGGAATTCATGTTTCTTAAGCCAGAAGAAGCATGTGGAACACTTTACGCAAATCTTGCCGCCTTGTACGCAACACAAGGCGAACTAGATCGTGCCCACCAATTAACGACACAAGCATTATCGCTACTACCCAACAGTACTGAAGCCACCATGACCGCAATTTACATCGATCTCGTGCTCGGTAAGTCACAAGAAGCTCTATCCAAGTTAAAACGTTGTAGTCATGTTAGGTTCCTTTCAAGCAATCTACAGTCAAATAAATCCTCCTAATGTTTGTTCTTTTGTGTGGGTGGGTtctaattcaagaaaaaaaagaaccCAAAATGGCCTTCATCATTCAGTTGCTAGTTAGCAGGGTAGATCAACAATCCTTTTAGAGGATTTGTATCATATGATATAGTTCAATTCACATAATAAGTGtttttttcttaactttttaaattcaattttccAAATATCTAGGGTTCATATTTCATTGGTGAGGCTGATTGTTTTGGTAAAAGTGCTGAAGCCCACCTTTGAACTTGAGATTGTAGTTCTAATTCAGGGTTTTACTGTGTTTAGGGTTTACTCTTGacattgacattgaaaaatggaATAGATTTTTCGTTCATTTTGGATTTTGACTTCCAAATCATTTCTCATCATTCGGTTGTTTTTTAACCTTGCTTTTGAACTTTCATTTTTGTTCACTTACGTCCCTTGAAATTACTCGCATACACTAATTGTTGAGGCGAACTCGAAAATGTATatgtacaaaaaaaatcaaaacatgttataatcTCCGTATCATGATTAAAATTTCACACtaattgtgatttttgttgtcaaCCAAGCTATAACGGCAGTTTTTAAAAATGacataatagtaaatttaacctTTAAGCTTTATACATtgtgttaatttaattttaattttaaaaaatttaatcttcAGTATTTATATATTGTTTGATTTGgttctttttacaattttgttcttttttgtgATACTTTCACTTTTAtcgtatataaaaataaaaatagaaacataaaaaaaCTCTAAGATGGTAACTGTTATTTTTCTCAATCTTTTAACATTAACCAAAAGATACAAAACTGTAAAAAGAAATTACACAATGTTTAATGTTGAaagttaaattattttagaatCAATGTTAAATTGACATGATTTATAAATATAagagttaaagttgttattatgtcaattttaaaagttgctACTAGGTAAATGTATCATGGAGGTACCTGTATTAGGAGTTAGATTACACTTTGTCGTCTTtactaaaaaatgggcaaattagtcgcACCAAAGGGAAAACTGGTcttcttaaaaattttattcatttttgctGTTAAAAACTGGTCCCTATACGTCAGCATGAGGTACACTTGACATGTCACgtgttatttattaattattctaTTAGTCACGCCAGTTTTTAacattacaaataaaaaaattttaacaaaaaggactggtttgctctttgatctaatgtatatggattaatttgtcattttttgagtaaagagagcaaaatgtaatttgactcCTAGTATAAGGGCCTACATGATACTTTTAACGCTGTTATTGTTAACTAAATAATTGACTGATCATTTTGTATTTTTCCATTATTGAATGATAAGAAAAACACTAATAATTAACTCACAACCATTATAGTATACTAAAAACATAGTAAGCATGTTATTTTGTGTGTGTATGATGAGGTGGGTGCAGCCTTCTGGCTCAAGTGCATTCATGGCTATTCCTGTTATTAATAGTAGAATGGAAATGTGGGAATGCCTGAAATCAAATGCTGGGCAATGTGAGTGTGTATTCAACATTTTACTCCTATTACTGTCACCTTATCAAAATCCCTTTGTGGAATGTAGACAGGTAAGTGACAACATTTGTGTGGCAGTTTTAAATATTGGCCATAGATATGGTATGATGATGGATTAAATATTGAGATGTTGTTGAAGCTGCACAGGAGACTCATGGCTTTAGTTTTTACTGGATTTGCGACCAGGGACTTGTTGTCCTCCATATCTATTCATATCATGAGGGAGACAAGAGCAATAAGTTGAAAGAGGTGCAAGTAAAGAGTCTAGTTAAAGGTTGCATTAAAGCCAGCCATTGTTCTATTCAAcccatctttttttatttttatttttaaattatgatatcaCTATAACGTTATTTATGCCACGTGTCCTAAACTTAACGACGTTAGACTTAAGTACTAATTTagttgaaggaaaaaaaattgggTACCAATTTGAGACAAAAAAACTATAAGTACCAATCTGAGAGAAGTGAACAAATTTaagtactaattttatatttaattttttttatttatttaaaaacttaaaagaaatatttattagaaagagtttaTCTCAAagtcttaaaataaaattcattttattaaaataaattcaaaaatccaaaatacatataaaaaaattgaaaataaaacgaatTATCA
This region includes:
- the LOC121225227 gene encoding CCR4-NOT transcription complex subunit 10 isoform X1, yielding MDSRDSSSSSVPNRDGTAGDDDGVLSVTAALAKDAALYFQSRKFAECVDVLTQLKTKKEGDPKVLHNIAIAEFLRDGCSDPKKMLEVLNNIKKRSEELAHASEEQVESGSDVGNKVTSGSKESSSTTHQVSASHSASTIYTAEFDTSVISLNIAVIWFHLHEYAKALSVLEPLYKNIEPIDETTALHICLLLLDVVLASCDASKSADVLNYLEKAFGVGNVSQGDNGNILLQQSTNLVGKLSSVPSSSLVSDASTPDLAASVNASENPLSRTLSEDPLDEMFSTLDIAGQNLSRSADLTSPKELPRTTVDRSIFGVDLKLKLQLYKVRFLLLTRNIKLAKREVKHATNIARGRESSTALLLKAQLEYARGNHRKAIKLLMASTNRTDTAISSMFNNNLGCIYYKLGKYYTSAVFFSKALSNCSSLQKEKPLKLFTFSQDKSLHITYNCGLQYLACGKPIIAARCFQKASLIFYKRPLLWLRLAECCLMAVEKGLVEGSRPPSNRSEIRVDVIGKGRWRKLLIEDRISRSGLVDSVGEDDWALGGDEEPKLSLPLARQCLYNALHLLNCSDSSHLKCLLPSNSSLEENESSDGASSKNPNHKSLVGIDSKPSTLSVGLVNSNGDFKEPKAGTNQEMIHNSVAYFADICRKENQMMKQALLANLAYVELELENPLKALSAARSLLELPGCSRIYIFLGHVYAAEALCLLNKPKEAVEHLSIYLSGPNKVESPFSQEDCEQWLTEKPIDCEEPNGGGGGAATAAKNPSPEGMQEFMFLKPEEACGTLYANLAALYATQGELDRAHQLTTQALSLLPNSTEATMTAIYIDLVLGKSQEALSKLKRCSHVRFLSSNLQSNKSS
- the LOC121225227 gene encoding CCR4-NOT transcription complex subunit 10 isoform X4, producing MDSRDSSSSSVPNRDGTAGDDDGVLSVTAALAKDAALYFQSRKFAECVDVLTQLKTKKEGDPKVLHNIAIAEFLRDGCSDPKKMLEVLNNIKKRSEELAHASEEQVESGSDVGNKVTSGSKESSSTTHQVSASHSASTIYTAEFDTSVISLNIAVIWFHLHEYAKALSVLEPLYKNIEPIDETTALHICLLLLDVVLASCDASKSADVLNYLEKAFGVGNVSQGDNGNILLQQSTNLVGKLSSVPSSSLVSDASTPDLAASVNASENPLSRTLSEDPLDEMFSTLDIAGQNLSRSADLTSPKELPRTTVDRSIFGVDLKLKLQLYKDKSLHITYNCGLQYLACGKPIIAARCFQKASLIFYKRPLLWLRLAECCLMAVEKGLVEGSRPPSNRSEIRVDVIGKGRWRKLLIEDRISRSGLVDSVGEDDWALGGDEEPKLSLPLARQCLYNALHLLNCSDSSHLKCLLPSNSSLEENESSDGASSKNPNHKSLVGIDSKPSTLSVGLVNSNGDFKEPKAGTNQEMIHNSVAYFADICRKENQMMKQALLANLAYVELELENPLKALSAARSLLELPGCSRIYIFLGHVYAAEALCLLNKPKEAVEHLSIYLSGPNKVESPFSQEDCEQWLTEKPIDCEEPNGGGGGAATAAKNPSPEGMQEFMFLKPEEACGTLYANLAALYATQGELDRAHQLTTQALSLLPNSTEATMTAIYIDLVLGKSQEALSKLKRCSHVRFLSSNLQSNKSS
- the LOC121225227 gene encoding CCR4-NOT transcription complex subunit 10 isoform X2, with amino-acid sequence MDSRDSSSSSVPNRDGTAGDDDGVLSVTAALAKDAALYFQSRKFAECVDVLTQLKTKKEGDPKVLHNIAIAEFLRDGCSDPKKMLEVLNNIKRSEELAHASEEQVESGSDVGNKVTSGSKESSSTTHQVSASHSASTIYTAEFDTSVISLNIAVIWFHLHEYAKALSVLEPLYKNIEPIDETTALHICLLLLDVVLASCDASKSADVLNYLEKAFGVGNVSQGDNGNILLQQSTNLVGKLSSVPSSSLVSDASTPDLAASVNASENPLSRTLSEDPLDEMFSTLDIAGQNLSRSADLTSPKELPRTTVDRSIFGVDLKLKLQLYKVRFLLLTRNIKLAKREVKHATNIARGRESSTALLLKAQLEYARGNHRKAIKLLMASTNRTDTAISSMFNNNLGCIYYKLGKYYTSAVFFSKALSNCSSLQKEKPLKLFTFSQDKSLHITYNCGLQYLACGKPIIAARCFQKASLIFYKRPLLWLRLAECCLMAVEKGLVEGSRPPSNRSEIRVDVIGKGRWRKLLIEDRISRSGLVDSVGEDDWALGGDEEPKLSLPLARQCLYNALHLLNCSDSSHLKCLLPSNSSLEENESSDGASSKNPNHKSLVGIDSKPSTLSVGLVNSNGDFKEPKAGTNQEMIHNSVAYFADICRKENQMMKQALLANLAYVELELENPLKALSAARSLLELPGCSRIYIFLGHVYAAEALCLLNKPKEAVEHLSIYLSGPNKVESPFSQEDCEQWLTEKPIDCEEPNGGGGGAATAAKNPSPEGMQEFMFLKPEEACGTLYANLAALYATQGELDRAHQLTTQALSLLPNSTEATMTAIYIDLVLGKSQEALSKLKRCSHVRFLSSNLQSNKSS
- the LOC121225227 gene encoding CCR4-NOT transcription complex subunit 10 isoform X3, yielding MIQQVLHNIAIAEFLRDGCSDPKKMLEVLNNIKKRSEELAHASEEQVESGSDVGNKVTSGSKESSSTTHQVSASHSASTIYTAEFDTSVISLNIAVIWFHLHEYAKALSVLEPLYKNIEPIDETTALHICLLLLDVVLASCDASKSADVLNYLEKAFGVGNVSQGDNGNILLQQSTNLVGKLSSVPSSSLVSDASTPDLAASVNASENPLSRTLSEDPLDEMFSTLDIAGQNLSRSADLTSPKELPRTTVDRSIFGVDLKLKLQLYKVRFLLLTRNIKLAKREVKHATNIARGRESSTALLLKAQLEYARGNHRKAIKLLMASTNRTDTAISSMFNNNLGCIYYKLGKYYTSAVFFSKALSNCSSLQKEKPLKLFTFSQDKSLHITYNCGLQYLACGKPIIAARCFQKASLIFYKRPLLWLRLAECCLMAVEKGLVEGSRPPSNRSEIRVDVIGKGRWRKLLIEDRISRSGLVDSVGEDDWALGGDEEPKLSLPLARQCLYNALHLLNCSDSSHLKCLLPSNSSLEENESSDGASSKNPNHKSLVGIDSKPSTLSVGLVNSNGDFKEPKAGTNQEMIHNSVAYFADICRKENQMMKQALLANLAYVELELENPLKALSAARSLLELPGCSRIYIFLGHVYAAEALCLLNKPKEAVEHLSIYLSGPNKVESPFSQEDCEQWLTEKPIDCEEPNGGGGGAATAAKNPSPEGMQEFMFLKPEEACGTLYANLAALYATQGELDRAHQLTTQALSLLPNSTEATMTAIYIDLVLGKSQEALSKLKRCSHVRFLSSNLQSNKSS